One Manihot esculenta cultivar AM560-2 chromosome 6, M.esculenta_v8, whole genome shotgun sequence DNA segment encodes these proteins:
- the LOC110617308 gene encoding CBL-interacting serine/threonine-protein kinase 25, with product MEERHVLFDKYEMGRLLGMGTFAKVYYGKNLATGESIAIKVINKNQVKKEGMMEQIKREISVLRLVPHPNIVELKEVLATKSKIFFVMEYVRGGELFAKVAKGKLKEDVARKYFQQLTSAFDFCHSRGVCHRDLKPENLLLDENGDLKISDFRLSALLEHLRIDGLLHTPGIVKNQYKLRETKLKRDSLADKI from the exons ATGGAAGAGAGGCATGTTCTGTTTGACAAGTATGAGATGGGAAGGCTATTGGGGatggggacttttgccaagGTGTACTATGGCAAAAACCTCGCAACTGGAGAAAGCATAGCTATCAAAGTTATCAATAAAAATCAAGTGAAGAAGGAAGGGATGATGGAGCAGATCAAAAGAGAAATCTCTGTTCTGAGATTAGTTCCACACCCAAATATTGTTGAGCTCAAAGAAGTGTTAGCTACAAAATCCAAGATCTTCTTCGTTATGGAATACGTCCGCGGCGGCGAGCTCTTCGCTAAGGTTGCTAAGGGGAAGCTCAAAGAGGATGTTGCTCGTAAGTATTTTCAACAGCTCACCAGCGCATTCGATTTTTGCCATAGCAGAGGCGTTTGTCATCGAGACTTGAAGCCGGAGAATCTGTTATTAGATGAAAATGGAGATCTCAAAATCTCTGATTTTAGGCTATCAGCCTTGCTGGAACACTTACGCATCGACGGGCTTCTTCATac GCCTGGAATAGTGAAAAATCAATATAAGCTCAGAGAGACAAAACTAAAGAGAGATTCCTTAGCTGACAAAATTTAG
- the LOC110616480 gene encoding protein TIFY 6B isoform X1, whose product MMERDFLGLGSKNFPVTVKEEVTVTDGYKESVPMRGSAMQWSFSNKVSAIPQILSFKSGVEEKPRKPTHDRIASSGFIPISTADAFDSNHKSYNSMVQKNMTLDKQGARQYTMTAYAAQHVDSHLFHHSQQTRIFPVTNHQNQTITISLSNPVLQSHLASVGNNVGGNSMNSQSLAGVPSISPVSLHPTPSSIVGTTNLRNGPKPSGTPAQLTIFYGGSVCVYDDVSPEKAQAIMLLAGNGSSITQNKAVSSAQVQAPIRSPSAGDGFIVNRIYASAPCLGLPSPISVTSSSANDLATGKPVGALVSANNHIESTKTVSSVGSGSATMIPAVAVPQARKASLARFLEKRKERVMNTLPYNVSKKSPDCSSATQCDSVSYSINSLSSPSHQ is encoded by the exons ATGATGGAGAGGGATTTTCTTGGTCTGGGCTCGAAAAACTTTCCGGTTACTGTGAAAGAGGAGGTCACAGTCACTGATGGCTATAAGGAATCGG TTCCAATGAGAGGTTCAGCAATGCAGTGGTCTTTCTCAAACAAGGTTTCTGCCATTCCTCAAATTTTGTCATTTAAGTCTGGTGTGGAAGAAAAGCCAAGAAAGCCTACTCATGATCGCATAGCTTCCTCTGGTTTTATTCCCATTTCAACTGCTGATGCTTTTGATTCTAACCACAAGTCATATAATAGCATGGTTCAG AAAAATATGACCCTTGATAAACAAGGCGCAAGACAATACACAATGACTGCATATGCTGCGCAACATGTTGATTCGCACCTGTTCCATCACTCCCAGCAAACGAGGATATTCCCAGTCACCAACCATCAAAATCAAACAATTACCATTTCTCTGAGCAATCCTGTTTTGCAGTCCCATCTTGCTTCCGTTGGGAACAATGTGGGTGGTAATTCAATGAACTCACAATCTCTTGCAGGAGTTCCAAGCATAAGCCCTGTTTCTCTTCATCCCACTCCAAGTTCTATTGTTGGTACCACTAATCTTAG AAATGGTCCAAAACCCTCTGGGACTCCTGCTCAATTGACCATATTTTATGGTGGTTCTGTGTGTGTTTATGATGATGTTTCTCCTGAGAAG GCTCAGGCCATTATGCTATTGGCAGGAAATGGGTCTTCAATAACTCAGAATAAGGCAGTCTCCTCAGCTCAAGTGCAGGCACCAATCCGTAGCCCTTCTGCTGGTGATGGTTTTATTGTGAACAGAATCTATGCTTCAGCTCCATGCTTAGGCCTTCCAAGCCCCATTTCTGTGACCTCAAGTAGTGCCAACGATTTGGCAACAGGTAAACCAGTTGGAGCATTAGTGTCCGCAAATAACCATATTGAAAGCACAAAGACAGTTAGTTCAGTAGGATCTGGTTCTGCAACTATGATTCCAGCAG TGGCTGTACCTCAGGCTCGTAAAGCATCATTGGCTCGGTTTCTAGAGAAGCGCAAGGAAAG GGTGATGAATACATTGCCATACAACGTGAGCAAGAAATCTCCAGACTGCAGTAGTGCCACTCAATGTGATAGTGTGAGTTATTCCATCAATTCTCTATCTTCTCCCAGCCATCAATAA
- the LOC110616480 gene encoding protein TIFY 6B isoform X2 — MVWNGNGVPMRGSAMQWSFSNKVSAIPQILSFKSGVEEKPRKPTHDRIASSGFIPISTADAFDSNHKSYNSMVQKNMTLDKQGARQYTMTAYAAQHVDSHLFHHSQQTRIFPVTNHQNQTITISLSNPVLQSHLASVGNNVGGNSMNSQSLAGVPSISPVSLHPTPSSIVGTTNLRNGPKPSGTPAQLTIFYGGSVCVYDDVSPEKAQAIMLLAGNGSSITQNKAVSSAQVQAPIRSPSAGDGFIVNRIYASAPCLGLPSPISVTSSSANDLATGKPVGALVSANNHIESTKTVSSVGSGSATMIPAVAVPQARKASLARFLEKRKERVMNTLPYNVSKKSPDCSSATQCDSVSYSINSLSSPSHQ, encoded by the exons ATGGTATGGAATGGCAATGGAG TTCCAATGAGAGGTTCAGCAATGCAGTGGTCTTTCTCAAACAAGGTTTCTGCCATTCCTCAAATTTTGTCATTTAAGTCTGGTGTGGAAGAAAAGCCAAGAAAGCCTACTCATGATCGCATAGCTTCCTCTGGTTTTATTCCCATTTCAACTGCTGATGCTTTTGATTCTAACCACAAGTCATATAATAGCATGGTTCAG AAAAATATGACCCTTGATAAACAAGGCGCAAGACAATACACAATGACTGCATATGCTGCGCAACATGTTGATTCGCACCTGTTCCATCACTCCCAGCAAACGAGGATATTCCCAGTCACCAACCATCAAAATCAAACAATTACCATTTCTCTGAGCAATCCTGTTTTGCAGTCCCATCTTGCTTCCGTTGGGAACAATGTGGGTGGTAATTCAATGAACTCACAATCTCTTGCAGGAGTTCCAAGCATAAGCCCTGTTTCTCTTCATCCCACTCCAAGTTCTATTGTTGGTACCACTAATCTTAG AAATGGTCCAAAACCCTCTGGGACTCCTGCTCAATTGACCATATTTTATGGTGGTTCTGTGTGTGTTTATGATGATGTTTCTCCTGAGAAG GCTCAGGCCATTATGCTATTGGCAGGAAATGGGTCTTCAATAACTCAGAATAAGGCAGTCTCCTCAGCTCAAGTGCAGGCACCAATCCGTAGCCCTTCTGCTGGTGATGGTTTTATTGTGAACAGAATCTATGCTTCAGCTCCATGCTTAGGCCTTCCAAGCCCCATTTCTGTGACCTCAAGTAGTGCCAACGATTTGGCAACAGGTAAACCAGTTGGAGCATTAGTGTCCGCAAATAACCATATTGAAAGCACAAAGACAGTTAGTTCAGTAGGATCTGGTTCTGCAACTATGATTCCAGCAG TGGCTGTACCTCAGGCTCGTAAAGCATCATTGGCTCGGTTTCTAGAGAAGCGCAAGGAAAG GGTGATGAATACATTGCCATACAACGTGAGCAAGAAATCTCCAGACTGCAGTAGTGCCACTCAATGTGATAGTGTGAGTTATTCCATCAATTCTCTATCTTCTCCCAGCCATCAATAA
- the LOC110616480 gene encoding protein TIFY 6B isoform X3 produces MRGSAMQWSFSNKVSAIPQILSFKSGVEEKPRKPTHDRIASSGFIPISTADAFDSNHKSYNSMVQKNMTLDKQGARQYTMTAYAAQHVDSHLFHHSQQTRIFPVTNHQNQTITISLSNPVLQSHLASVGNNVGGNSMNSQSLAGVPSISPVSLHPTPSSIVGTTNLRNGPKPSGTPAQLTIFYGGSVCVYDDVSPEKAQAIMLLAGNGSSITQNKAVSSAQVQAPIRSPSAGDGFIVNRIYASAPCLGLPSPISVTSSSANDLATGKPVGALVSANNHIESTKTVSSVGSGSATMIPAVAVPQARKASLARFLEKRKERVMNTLPYNVSKKSPDCSSATQCDSVSYSINSLSSPSHQ; encoded by the exons ATGAGAGGTTCAGCAATGCAGTGGTCTTTCTCAAACAAGGTTTCTGCCATTCCTCAAATTTTGTCATTTAAGTCTGGTGTGGAAGAAAAGCCAAGAAAGCCTACTCATGATCGCATAGCTTCCTCTGGTTTTATTCCCATTTCAACTGCTGATGCTTTTGATTCTAACCACAAGTCATATAATAGCATGGTTCAG AAAAATATGACCCTTGATAAACAAGGCGCAAGACAATACACAATGACTGCATATGCTGCGCAACATGTTGATTCGCACCTGTTCCATCACTCCCAGCAAACGAGGATATTCCCAGTCACCAACCATCAAAATCAAACAATTACCATTTCTCTGAGCAATCCTGTTTTGCAGTCCCATCTTGCTTCCGTTGGGAACAATGTGGGTGGTAATTCAATGAACTCACAATCTCTTGCAGGAGTTCCAAGCATAAGCCCTGTTTCTCTTCATCCCACTCCAAGTTCTATTGTTGGTACCACTAATCTTAG AAATGGTCCAAAACCCTCTGGGACTCCTGCTCAATTGACCATATTTTATGGTGGTTCTGTGTGTGTTTATGATGATGTTTCTCCTGAGAAG GCTCAGGCCATTATGCTATTGGCAGGAAATGGGTCTTCAATAACTCAGAATAAGGCAGTCTCCTCAGCTCAAGTGCAGGCACCAATCCGTAGCCCTTCTGCTGGTGATGGTTTTATTGTGAACAGAATCTATGCTTCAGCTCCATGCTTAGGCCTTCCAAGCCCCATTTCTGTGACCTCAAGTAGTGCCAACGATTTGGCAACAGGTAAACCAGTTGGAGCATTAGTGTCCGCAAATAACCATATTGAAAGCACAAAGACAGTTAGTTCAGTAGGATCTGGTTCTGCAACTATGATTCCAGCAG TGGCTGTACCTCAGGCTCGTAAAGCATCATTGGCTCGGTTTCTAGAGAAGCGCAAGGAAAG GGTGATGAATACATTGCCATACAACGTGAGCAAGAAATCTCCAGACTGCAGTAGTGCCACTCAATGTGATAGTGTGAGTTATTCCATCAATTCTCTATCTTCTCCCAGCCATCAATAA